The Amycolatopsis sp. DG1A-15b genome contains the following window.
GATTCACCTCGAACCTCTGCGTGGCGCCGCCACCCGCTCAGGGGCCGGCTCACCAGGAGTCAGCCATGCCCAGCGGTGCCCGTCACCCCCGGTCCGTCCCACCGCGCGCCGGTCACGGCCGTCCGCCGCGCCCTAGGCGAACACCTCGCGCCGGGCGGCCACCCACTCCGCGAACGTCGTGCCCGGCCGCCCCAGCAGCTCCTCGACGACGCCGGTCGGCGCCTGCGGGTGCCGCAGGGTTTCCTCGAAGCCTTCGAGCAGCCAGTCGACGGCCGTTTCCGGGATGCCGTAACCGATCCACTGCGCGCGCTGCTCCGCCGGGGTCAGCTCACGGAAGCGGATCTCCCGGCCCAGTACCGATGCCAGTGTCTCGACCTGCCCGCGCAGGCTGATCGCCTCCGGTCCACTGAGGACATACGTCCGGCCGGTGTGCCCGGCCGAGACCAGCACCCGGGCGGCCACCGCCGCGATGTCACCGAGGTCGATGGGCGTCTGCGTCGCGTCGCCGTAGGCCATCGCGACCTCGCCCGCCCTGACCATCGGCGCCCAGTCGAGCGTGTTGTTCATGAACGCGCCGGGCCGCAGGAAGGTCCAGTCGAACCCGGCGGCCCGGACGGCGACCTCGACGGCGGCGTACTCGTGCCCGCTGGAGCCCTCGTGCTCGTCCCCGACGCTGCTGCCCGACAAGGCCACCACCCGCTCGACACCGGCGCCGGAAGCCAGCTCGCAGAACCGCCCGACGGTCCGCGCCATCGGCGCCAGGTACACCGCCGAGACGCCCTTGAGCGCAACCGGCAGCGTCGACGGTCTCGCCAGCGACCCGACGACCACCTCGGCCGCGGCGGGCAGCCGGGCGCGGTCCGGGTCGACGGTCAGCGCCCGCA
Protein-coding sequences here:
- a CDS encoding NAD(P)H-binding protein — its product is MTILVTGATGSVGRLVVDELVAAGVPVRALTVDPDRARLPAAAEVVVGSLARPSTLPVALKGVSAVYLAPMARTVGRFCELASGAGVERVVALSGSSVGDEHEGSSGHEYAAVEVAVRAAGFDWTFLRPGAFMNNTLDWAPMVRAGEVAMAYGDATQTPIDLGDIAAVAARVLVSAGHTGRTYVLSGPEAISLRGQVETLASVLGREIRFRELTPAEQRAQWIGYGIPETAVDWLLEGFEETLRHPQAPTGVVEELLGRPGTTFAEWVAARREVFA